The bacterium genome window below encodes:
- a CDS encoding acyl-CoA dehydrogenase family protein: AAMSKYYWSELGKREQDIAMQVLGCRGLGWSGDGFEDSEITRTRKWLITRADSIWGGTSEIQRNIIAKRVLMIPE, encoded by the coding sequence GCCGCGATGTCCAAGTACTACTGGTCGGAACTCGGCAAGCGGGAGCAGGACATCGCCATGCAGGTGCTCGGTTGTCGCGGGCTGGGCTGGAGTGGAGATGGATTCGAAGACTCTGAAATCACGCGCACTCGCAAATGGCTGATCACGCGAGCTGACTCGATCTGGGGTGGAACCAGCGAGATCCAGCGAAACATCATCGCGAAGCGCGTGCTGATGATCCCCGAGT